Sequence from the Clostridium saccharobutylicum DSM 13864 genome:
GGTCAGTAGCTGCAACAGTCTTGTTATCATCGTTCATTCTCATATAGAATGCTTTGATATCTTTAGGATAATCTGTTACAAAAAGAGGTTTATTAAAGTGTTCTTCAGTAAGATATCTTTCATGTTCTGTTTGTAGATCAATGCCCCAAGATACAGGATAATCAAATTCTTTTCCACATTTTTGTAGTATTTCAACAGCTTCTGTGTAAGTAACTCTAGCAAAATCTGATGAAATTACATGATTTAATCTTTCTAATAATCCTTTATCAACAAATTGATTAAAGAATTCTAATTCTTCAGGACAATGTTCTATAACATAATTGATAACATATTTAAGCATGCTTTCAGCAAGTTCCATATCATCTTGTAAATCTGCAAAAGCAATTTCAGGTTCTATCATCCAGAATTCAGCTGCATGTCTAGTAGTATTAGAATTTTCAGCTCTGAATGTTGGTCCAAATGTATATATATTTCTGAAAGCCAATGCAAAGCATTCAGCATTTAATTGTCCAGAAACAGTAAGATTAGTTTCTTTTCCAAAGAAGTCTTTAGTAAAATCTACGTCGCCATCTTTAGTTAACTCAGGAGTTTTAGGATCAAGAGTTGTTAATCTAAACATTTCTCCAGCACCTTCACAGTCACTACCAGTTATTATTGGAGTATGTGTGTATACGAAGTCTTGATCTTGGAAAAATTTGTGAATTGCATAAGCTGCAACTGAACGAACTCTAAAAGTTGCTGAGAAAGCATTACTTCTAGGTCTTAAGTGAGCTATTGTTCTTAAATATTCAAATGTATGTCTTTTCTTTTGAAGAGGATAATCAGAATTTGACATTCCTTCAATTATAACTTCTTTTGCTTGAATTTCAAATGGTTGCTTTGAGTCTGGAGTAGCAACTAGTGTACCTATAACTGAAATTGAAGAACTTATAGGTAATTTTGCTACTTCCTTGAAATTTTCTAATTTTTCATCAATAACTACTTGAATATTTTTAAAGAAAGAGCCATCATTAACTTCTATAAATCCAAAAGCATTAGAAGCTCTTAGTGTTCTAATCCAACCAGATATTGTTACTTCCTTTGATAAGAAATCATCAGTATTTCTGTAAAGGGTTCTAATTAAGTTTGATTTTGCCATTGTACATGACCTCCGTTTTTATAATTAATCATATAAAGCATGAAAAATTTAGAATAACATACAAAATTATCAAATATTGAAATTTAATATATAAACTAAATAATATTAATATGTCTTTTAATTTGTAATATTGTAATGTATACTATTACGATTAATGCTAAATAGATTTTACAATACTTTTTTAGTGAATGCAACTTAGTCATGTACAATGCAATCGTTTATAGATATATATTGTGCAGGACTAATAGTGTAGCTAATTTGATAATATTTTATATATCTTGTCTACTCTGAGCCTGTTTGAAAACTGTCAATAAGTGGGCTGGGGAAATTTAACATAGTCATATCCTTAATAATTCTGTTAAACGAATAAGGAATTTCCTTTATTTGCACCTTCATACCATCTTTATTATTAATATTTAAAATACAATATGTGCTATTTGGTCTACCTATTTTAGGCTTACCTACACTTCCGCAATTTATATATATCTTACCGTTAAAGTCTTTTGTTGATGGTAGATGAGTGTGAGCACAAATAAGAACATCTTCATTAAGGGATTTCATTATTTCATTAGTGTTATCTCCATTTTCAAAAAGATATTCATTAATTTTATTTGGACTTCCATGCACGAATAGAAAATTTCTATTACATATCTTTAAAGATAAGGTTGAAGGTAAATTTTGAAGGTAGATTCTATTTTCTTCCCTTAGTTCATTGACTGTCCAAGGAAGAGAAAAACTATTAATAGGTGTTTCTCTTATGTAAGAGTACTCATTGTCAACAACTGAGCTGTCATAATTGCCTTTTATGCATAGAATATGTCTTCTTCTAATCATTGAAATTACTTCATTAGGATGAGGACCATATCCAACTAAATCTCCTAAGCAAATTATTGTATCAACTTTTTCATTATCAATATCTTCTAAAAGATTGATAAGAGCATATATATTAGCATGAATGTCTGAAATTACTGCTATTTTCATAAGTATTCCTCCTCAGATATTTATCATAGTATATTATACCTCCAATATATAATTAAGAATATTATTTTAAGTGGAAAAGTTATATAATATTCTTTAGGAACATTCGAATAAATAACAAGTAATCAGATATGGAGGTTACATACATGAAAGATCAAAGATTAGCAAATGTATTAGAAAAAATGCAAACTATGAATTTATCACAGATGGTGGTTACATCACCAGCAGCGATTTATTATTTAACAGGTAAATGGATATCAACTGGAGAGAGAATGATAGCTCTTTATATAAATGCAGATGGTAATCACAAGTTTATAATAAATAAGCTATTTCCACTTCAAGAAGATTTAGGAATAGAAGTGATTTGGTTTACAGATAATGACAATGCAATTGAAATATTAAGTAAAGTAGTTAAAAAAGATAAAGTTTTAGGTGTAGACAAATTTTGGC
This genomic interval carries:
- the asnS gene encoding asparagine--tRNA ligase, translating into MAKSNLIRTLYRNTDDFLSKEVTISGWIRTLRASNAFGFIEVNDGSFFKNIQVVIDEKLENFKEVAKLPISSSISVIGTLVATPDSKQPFEIQAKEVIIEGMSNSDYPLQKKRHTFEYLRTIAHLRPRSNAFSATFRVRSVAAYAIHKFFQDQDFVYTHTPIITGSDCEGAGEMFRLTTLDPKTPELTKDGDVDFTKDFFGKETNLTVSGQLNAECFALAFRNIYTFGPTFRAENSNTTRHAAEFWMIEPEIAFADLQDDMELAESMLKYVINYVIEHCPEELEFFNQFVDKGLLERLNHVISSDFARVTYTEAVEILQKCGKEFDYPVSWGIDLQTEHERYLTEEHFNKPLFVTDYPKDIKAFYMRMNDDNKTVAATDLLVPGIGEIIGGSQREERIDVLKNRMNELGLNEEDYWWYLELRKYGETKHAGFGLGFERLIMYITGMTNIRDVIPFPRTPGTSEF
- a CDS encoding metallophosphoesterase family protein — its product is MKIAVISDIHANIYALINLLEDIDNEKVDTIICLGDLVGYGPHPNEVISMIRRRHILCIKGNYDSSVVDNEYSYIRETPINSFSLPWTVNELREENRIYLQNLPSTLSLKICNRNFLFVHGSPNKINEYLFENGDNTNEIMKSLNEDVLICAHTHLPSTKDFNGKIYINCGSVGKPKIGRPNSTYCILNINNKDGMKVQIKEIPYSFNRIIKDMTMLNFPSPLIDSFQTGSE